From the genome of Ziziphus jujuba cultivar Dongzao chromosome 6, ASM3175591v1, one region includes:
- the LOC107430191 gene encoding tubulin-folding cofactor A — protein sequence MATVRSLKIKTSSCKRIVKELHSYEKEVQREAAKTTQMKDDGADPYDLKQQENVLAESRMMIPDCRKRLETSIADLKATLAELEESNQNEGPEIEEARSTIEELEKLFPTSEDA from the exons ATGGCGACGGTGAGAAGCTTGAAAATCAAGACGAGCAGTTGCAAGCGAATCGTGAAGGAGCTTCATTCTTATGAGAAAGAGGTTCAGAGAGAAGCTGCCAAAACTACCCAAATGAAGGACGATGGAGCCGACCCTTATGACCTCAAGCAACAG gaaaatgtgtTGGCGGAATCGAGGATGATGATTCCCGATTGTCGGAAGCGTTTGGAGACCTCCATAGCTGATCTCAAAGCTACTTTG gCAGAGCTGGAGGAATCGAATCAAAATGAAGGCCCAGAAATTGAAGAAGCTCGAAGCACAATTGAGGAACTTGAGAAATTGTTTCCCACATCCGAAGATGCTTAA
- the LOC107430190 gene encoding beta-carotene 3-hydroxylase, chloroplastic isoform X2 → METGVSAASGALKCSFSRRNRTASKPISKPTLYLVLTSAKTHQWRSCNTHAKNRGKRTTCLSAVDKKTEDTVQILKSKDTNESETRIIIPKAAERLARKKSERYTYLVAAIMSSLGVTSAAIMAVYYRFSWQMEGGEFPLVEMLGTFFLSVGSAVGMEFWARWAHRALWHASLWHMHKSHHRPRDGPFELNDVFAITNAVPAIALLSYGFFTKGLVAGLCFGAGLGITVFGMAYMFVHDGLVHRRFPLHHSDIFDGVPYGLFLGPMELEEVGGKEELEKEINRRIKKSKSSS, encoded by the exons ATGGAGACCGGAGTTTCAGCAGCTTCAGGAGCTTTAAAATGCAGTTTTAGCCGAAGAAATCGCACGGCTTCAAAACCCATATCTAAACCAACCCTTTACTTAGTTTTAACATCTGCAAAAACCCATCAGTGGAGGAGTTGTAATACTCATGCGAAAAACAGAGGAAAACGAACCACATGTTTATCTGCCGTGGACAAGAAAACAGAGGATACCGTACAAATTCTGAAATCGAAAGACACCAATGAATCCGAGACTCGGATTATAATTCCAAAAGCGGCAGAGAGATTGGCAAGAAAGAAATCGGAAAGATACACCTATCTTGTTGCTGCAAtcatgtctagccttggagttACTTCGGCTGCTATTATGGCTGTTTATTATAGGTTTTCTTGGCAAATGgag GGCGGTGAATTCCCACTTGTTGAAATGTTGGGTACATTTTTTCTCTCTGTTGGTTCTGCT GTGGGTATGGAGTTTTGGGCAAGGTGGGCACACAGAGCTCTGTGGCATGCTTCATTATGGCACATGCATAAG TCTCACCACCGACCCAGAGATGGTCCATTCGAGCTCAACGATGTGTTTGCGATAACGAACGCGGTGCCAGCAATAGCTCTGCTATCGTACGGCTTCTTCACCAAGGGTTTGGTTGCAGGACTCTGTTTCGGTGCC GGATTGGGAATTACGGTGTTTGGGATGGCGTATATGTTTGTACACGATGGTTTGGTCCATCGACGATTCCCA cTTCATCACTCGGACATATTTGATGGAGTGCCATATGGGTTGTTCTTGGGACCTATG GAATTAGAGGAAGTTGGTGGCAAAGAAGAACTGGAAAAGGAGATCAATAGAAGGATTAAAAAATCGAAAAGTTCATCATGA
- the LOC107430192 gene encoding pentatricopeptide repeat-containing protein At2g13600, with translation MHTLRTLYTRSPHQSFKALVRQGLYPQALKASILASPSPSPSNPNLTDQTYALFIKSGHHLDPFLATIIISHFSKLGDLSRAQRFLFDIPFPDTVSYNALIAGFARFVRPRPVFELFDLLRHVGLRPDDFTLSSLVKASNCLEENEIAHGVCMRLGFGSSAYLVSGLIENYARNGDVGSAEKCFGDCLAVDNVVLTAMICGYVWNGEFEKGKEVFSGMCGLGLELNEFSLTGVLGALHVVREGEQIHGIGFKMGLLFSSSVHLSNAIMNMYSRCGSKQAALKMFDEIIEPDVVSWTERIGAANDDAEALKLFKILHSEDLEINEYTIINVVSAIAGLWMLRPGEQIQALSLKAGYFHAASVSNVFVLMYGKCGQMDNARCIFDNLLCRDTVSWNSLIAGYSENRLDAQAFEMFCQMVNFFPPDRYTLASILEIVSNFNSATLATQIHCHVIKLGFMMDDHVISCLVTSYGKCNLISESKGVFAEVYKPNIELLNAMTTTFVRASCHADALTLFRTSRCLCLEVDSTTFCTILKACGATSDLEQGRVIHCLAHKSGYDQDSFVETSIIDIYCKCGNIGDAEKAFRHTSKDNLASWNAMMMGYAQHGFHYQLSRLFNKMSEVGLKPDEITYLGVLTSCCHTGLVEEACFHLNSMFEFHGILPHVEHYACVVDLLGRLGLLIDAKRTIDQMPVDPDAHIWQILLSACSIHRNVDLGKLAAKNLLELQPGNESAYILLANIYASAGMWSSIAELRKKMKEKILCKEPASSWVQIGGSIHSFFADDISHPDSKEVHMELMRLSGHMLMMQKWEKDGFSLTHYGL, from the coding sequence ATGCACACTCTAAGAACGCTTTACACTCGCAGTCCCCACCAGTCCTTCAAAGCCTTAGTTCGCCAAGGTCTCTACCCACAAGCCCTGAAAGCCTCCATATTAGCCTCTCCATCTCCAAGTCCCTCCAATCCAAACCTCACAGACCAAACCTATGCCCTCTTCATCAAATCAGGTCACCATCTCGACCCCTTCCTTGCCACCATTATCATCTCCCATTTCTCCAAGCTAGGCGACTTGTCTCGTGCTCAGCGATTCCTCTTCGACATTCCATTCCCCGATACAGTCTCTTACAACGCTCTCATTGCCGGGTTCGCTCGTTTTGTCCGACCCAGACCCGTTTTCGAGCTCTTCGACTTGTTGAGGCATGTGGGTCTGAGACCTGATGATTTCACATTGAGTTCTTTGGTGAAAGCAAGCAATTGTTTGGAAGAAAATGAGATTGCCCATGGTGTTTGTATGAGGTTGGGGTTTGGATCTAGCGCATATCTTGTTAGTGGGTTGATTGAGAACTATGCGAGAAATGGTGATGTTGGGTCGGCTGAGAAGTGTTTTGGGGACTGTTTGGCTGTGGACAATGTGGTATTGACCGCAATGATTTGTGGGTATGTCTGGAATGGGGAGTTTGAGAAGGGGAAGGAGGTGTTTTCTGGGATGTGCGGTTTGGGATTGGAGCTGAATGAGTTTAGCCTGACTGGTGTGCTTGGTGCATTGCATGTTGTCAGGGAGGGAGAGCAAATTCATGGGATTGGTTTTAAGATGGGTTTGTTATTCAGTTCTTCGGTTCATTTGAGTAATGCAATTATGAATATGTACTCTAGGTGTGGGAGTAAACAGGCTGCTCTTAAGATGTTTGATGAAATTATTGAACCGGATGTTGTTTCGTGGACTGAAAGGATAGGAGCTGCTAATGATGATGCGGAAGCtttgaaattgtttaaaattttgcacTCTGAAGATTTGGAAATAAATGAGTATACGATAATCAATGTTGTGTCTGCCATTGCTGGGTTATGGATGTTAAGACCTGGGGAACAAATCCAAGCACTTAGTCTGAAGGCAGGGTATTTTCACGCAGCTTCTGTTAGCAATGTGTTTGTTTTGATGTACGGGAAGTGTGGGCAAATGGACAATGCTAGATGCATCTTTGATAATCTGCTTTGCCGAGACACTGTTTCTTGGAATTCTCTGATTGCTGGATACTCCGAGAACAGACTTGATGCTCAGGCTTTTGAGATGTTTTGTCAGATGGTTAATTTCTTCCCACCGGATAGATATACTTTAGCTAGCATCCTTGAAATTGTGTCCAACTTCAATTCAGCAACATTAGCAACGCAAATTCATTGCCATGTAATCAAATTGGGCTTCATGATGGATGATCATGTAATTTCCTGCTTGGTAACATCATATGGAAAATGCAATTTGATTAGTGAATCAAAAGGGGTATTTGCTGAAGTTTATAAGCCAAACATAGAACTTCTTAACGCAATGACAACTACTTTTGTTCGTGCCAGTTGTCATGCTGATGCCCTAACTTTATTTCGTACTTCAAGGTGCTTATGCCTTGAAGTGGACAGCACCACTTTCTGTACTATCCTTAAAGCTTGTGGTGCTACCTCAGATTTGGAACAGGGAAGGGTAATTCACTGTCTTGCTCATAAATCTGGATACGATCAGGACAGCTTTGTTGAAACTTCTATTATTGACATTTACTGCAAGTGTGGAAACATAGGTGATGCAGAGAAGGCATTTCGGCACACATCTAAAGACAATTTAGCTTCTTGGAATGCTATGATGATGGGATATGCTCAACATGGTTTCCATTATCAATTATCTAGACTATTCAACAAGATGTCTGAAGTTGGCTTGAAACCTGATGAGATAACTTATCTTGGAGTACTTACTTCATGCTGCCATACAGGTCTTGTCGAAGAGGCATGTTTTCATTTGAACTCTATGTTTGAATTTCATGGAATACTTCCACATGTAGAACATTATGCCTGTGTGGTAGACCTACTAGGCCGACTTGGGCTCCTAATAGATGCTAAGAGGACAATTGATCAAATGCCTGTTGACCCTGATGCTCATATATGGCAAATTCTTCTATCAGCCTGTAGCATACATAGAAATGTGGACCTGGGGAAACTTGCAGCAAAGAATCTTCTTGAGCTGCAGCCTGGAAATGAATCTGCCTATATTCTTCTTGCAAATATTTATGCTTCAGCTGGCATGTGGAGTAGTATTGCAGAATTgaggaagaaaatgaaagaaaaaatactCTGCAAGGAACCTGCTTCTAGTTGGGTTCAAATTGGAGGATCTATTCATTCCTTTTTTGCTGATGACATATCACATCCTGACAGTAAAGAAGTTCATATGGAGCTAATGAGATTGTCTGGGCATATGTTAATGATGCAAAAATGGGAAAAAGATGGTTTCAGTTTGACGCATTATGGTCTTTGA
- the LOC107430190 gene encoding beta-carotene hydroxylase 2, chloroplastic isoform X1 has protein sequence METGVSAASGALKCSFSRRNRTASKPISKPTLYLVLTSAKTHQWRSCNTHAKNRGKRTTCLSAVDKKTEDTVQILKSKDTNESETRIIIPKAAERLARKKSERYTYLVAAIMSSLGVTSAAIMAVYYRFSWQMEGGEFPLVEMLGTFFLSVGSAVGMEFWARWAHRALWHASLWHMHKSHHRPRDGPFELNDVFAITNAVPAIALLSYGFFTKGLVAGLCFGAGLGITVFGMAYMFVHDGLVHRRFPVGPIANVPYLRRVASAHHLHHSDIFDGVPYGLFLGPMELEEVGGKEELEKEINRRIKKSKSSS, from the exons ATGGAGACCGGAGTTTCAGCAGCTTCAGGAGCTTTAAAATGCAGTTTTAGCCGAAGAAATCGCACGGCTTCAAAACCCATATCTAAACCAACCCTTTACTTAGTTTTAACATCTGCAAAAACCCATCAGTGGAGGAGTTGTAATACTCATGCGAAAAACAGAGGAAAACGAACCACATGTTTATCTGCCGTGGACAAGAAAACAGAGGATACCGTACAAATTCTGAAATCGAAAGACACCAATGAATCCGAGACTCGGATTATAATTCCAAAAGCGGCAGAGAGATTGGCAAGAAAGAAATCGGAAAGATACACCTATCTTGTTGCTGCAAtcatgtctagccttggagttACTTCGGCTGCTATTATGGCTGTTTATTATAGGTTTTCTTGGCAAATGgag GGCGGTGAATTCCCACTTGTTGAAATGTTGGGTACATTTTTTCTCTCTGTTGGTTCTGCT GTGGGTATGGAGTTTTGGGCAAGGTGGGCACACAGAGCTCTGTGGCATGCTTCATTATGGCACATGCATAAG TCTCACCACCGACCCAGAGATGGTCCATTCGAGCTCAACGATGTGTTTGCGATAACGAACGCGGTGCCAGCAATAGCTCTGCTATCGTACGGCTTCTTCACCAAGGGTTTGGTTGCAGGACTCTGTTTCGGTGCC GGATTGGGAATTACGGTGTTTGGGATGGCGTATATGTTTGTACACGATGGTTTGGTCCATCGACGATTCCCAGTGGGTCCAATTGCGAATGTGCCTTATTTACGAAGAGTTGCTTCAGCACaccat cTTCATCACTCGGACATATTTGATGGAGTGCCATATGGGTTGTTCTTGGGACCTATG GAATTAGAGGAAGTTGGTGGCAAAGAAGAACTGGAAAAGGAGATCAATAGAAGGATTAAAAAATCGAAAAGTTCATCATGA
- the LOC107430187 gene encoding uncharacterized protein LOC107430187 produces the protein MRGIAALTPAKNKFKQIYPLKGSWGNAATSTPKKQRNNEPGEERGPVTKEKDVPVVAFSRPPPLPPVVGPLVLLSLLETWSGRDGNDN, from the exons ATGCGAGGAATAGCTGCATTAACACCTGCAAAGAACAAATTCAAGCAAATCTACCCTTTGAAAGGATCATGGG GTAATGCAGCTACTTCAACACCAAAGAAACAGAGAAACAATGAGCCTGGGGAAGAAAGAGGACCAGTTACAAAAGAAAAGGATGTTCCTGTTGTTGCCTTTAGCCGACCTCCACCACTCCCGCCGGTTGTTGGGCCTTTGGTTCTTCTCTCCTTGCTGGAAACATGGTCTGGTCGCGATGGCAATGACAACTGA
- the LOC107430210 gene encoding uncharacterized protein LOC107430210, whose protein sequence is MKVTQKDPEKVIWDQMRSPSGNPISVPGSQSRALPKLMVWLILFVSVTYVVYTLKLVSNSRSCDHEPFSRPHRLATSTSLVLADNATTTSSLQSSIRSNRTTMAAQILRRRETHETSQRETTELRHVVFGIAASAKLWNKRKDYIKLWFKPKSMRGIVWLDKPVTNDDDEDNLLPPVKISGDTSRFTYTNKQGHRSAIRISRIVSETLRLGLKDVRWFVMGDDDTVFVTENLVRILRKYDHNQFYYIGSLSESHLQNIFFSYGMAYGGGGFAISYPLAKALVKMQDRCIQRYPGLYGSDDRIQACMAELGVPLTKELGFHQYDVYGNLFGLLAAHPVTPLVSLHHLDVVEPIFPNVTRVQALQRLNIPIRLDSAGIMQQSICYDKSKSWTVSVSWGFAVQIFRGLFSPREIEMPSRTFLNWYRRADYTAYAFNTRPVSRNPCQKPFVFYLSKAKLNHTIDQTVSEYVRHRVPHPPCKWKMPDPAGIDKVEVYKKPDPHLWDRSPRRNCCRIKDSGKKGTLVIDVGVCKDGEISEL, encoded by the exons ATGAAAGTGACACAGAAAGATCCGGAGAAAGTTATTTGGGATCAGATGAGAAGTCCATCTGGGAATCCCATTTCTGTGCCTGGTTCACAATCTCGAGCCTTGCCCAAACTCATGGTCTGGCTCATCCTCTTCGTCTCCGTAACCTATGTCGTTTACACTCTTAAGCTCGTTTCCAACTCTCGCTCCTGCGACCACGAGCCGTTTTCCAGACCCCACCGACTCGCCACCTCCACCTCTTTGGTGCTCGCCGACAATGCCACAACCACATCCTCTCTCCAGTCGTCGATTCGCAGCAACAGGACAACGATGGCGGCTCAGATCCTGCGCCGCCGCGAAACCCACGAGACCTCCCAACGGGAGACGACGGAGCTCCGACACGTGGTTTTCGGAATCGCGGCGTCGGCGAAGCTCTGGAACAAGAGGAAGGACTACATTAAGCTGTGGTTCAAGCCCAAGTCGATGAGAGGGATAGTGTGGCTCGACAAGCCGGTGACCAATGACGACGACGAGGACAACCTCTTGCCGCCGGTGAAGATCTCCGGCGACACGTCGAGGTTCACGTATACTAACAAGCAGGGACACCGGTCGGCGATTCGGATCTCACGGATCGTATCGGAGACGCTGCGGCTGGGACTGAAAGACGTGCGGTGGTTCGTGATGGGGGACGACGACACCGTTTTCGTGACGGAGAATCTGGTGAGGATCTTGAGGAAGTACGATCACAACCAGTTCTATTATATCGGGAGCTTATCGGAGAGTCACTTGCAGAACATTTTCTTCTCCTACGGAATGGCGTACGGAGGAGGTGGGTTCGCCATTAGCTACCCATTAGCCAAAGCGCTTGTCAAAATGCAAGACCGGTGTATACAGAGATACCCAGGACTGTACGGCTCCGATGATCGAATACAGGCTTGCATGGCTGAACTCGGTGTCCCACTCACCAAAGAACTCGGTTTTCACCAG TATGATGTGTACGGGAATTTGTTTGGTCTCCTCGCAGCACATCCGGTGACACCCTTGGTGTCATTGCATCACCTTGATGTGGTTGAGCCCATCTTCCCCAATGTAACACGGGTTCAAGCACTACAGCGGCTAAATATACCAATCAGATTGGACTCAGCAGGAATAATGCAACAATCCATCTGCTATGATAAGTCGAAGAGCTGGACTGTTTCAGTTTCATGGGGCTTCGCTGTTCAAATTTTCCGAGGACTTTTTTCACCCCGTGAAATAGAGATGCCTTCGAGAACATTTTTGAATTGGTACAGAAGAGCAGATTACACTGCATATGCATTCAACACGCGTCCAGTTAGCCGAAACCCATGCCAGAAaccttttgtgttttatttgtcgAAGGCAAAATTAAACCATACAATCGATCAAACCGTTAGCGAGTATGTCCGGCATCGAGTTCCTCACCCTCCATGCAAGTGGAAGATGCCTGATCCTGCTGGCATTGACAAAGTGGAGGTTTATAAGAAACCTGATCCCCATCTATGGGATAGA TCTCCAAGAAGGAATTGTTGCAGGATCAAGGATTCAGGGAAGAAAGGAACCTTGGTAATAGATGTCGGTGTATGTAAAGATGGTGAAATCAGTGAACTATAG
- the LOC107430190 gene encoding beta-carotene 3-hydroxylase, chloroplastic isoform X3, whose protein sequence is METGVSAASGALKCSFSRRNRTASKPISKPTLYLVLTSAKTHQWRSCNTHAKNRGKRTTCLSAVDKKTEDTVQILKSKDTNESETRIIIPKAAERLARKKSERYTYLVAAIMSSLGVTSAAIMAVYYRFSWQMEGGEFPLVEMLGTFFLSVGSAVGMEFWARWAHRALWHASLWHMHKSHHRPRDGPFELNDVFAITNAVPAIALLSYGFFTKGIGNYGVWDGVYVCTRWFGPSTIPSGSNCECALFTKSCFSTPSSSLGHI, encoded by the exons ATGGAGACCGGAGTTTCAGCAGCTTCAGGAGCTTTAAAATGCAGTTTTAGCCGAAGAAATCGCACGGCTTCAAAACCCATATCTAAACCAACCCTTTACTTAGTTTTAACATCTGCAAAAACCCATCAGTGGAGGAGTTGTAATACTCATGCGAAAAACAGAGGAAAACGAACCACATGTTTATCTGCCGTGGACAAGAAAACAGAGGATACCGTACAAATTCTGAAATCGAAAGACACCAATGAATCCGAGACTCGGATTATAATTCCAAAAGCGGCAGAGAGATTGGCAAGAAAGAAATCGGAAAGATACACCTATCTTGTTGCTGCAAtcatgtctagccttggagttACTTCGGCTGCTATTATGGCTGTTTATTATAGGTTTTCTTGGCAAATGgag GGCGGTGAATTCCCACTTGTTGAAATGTTGGGTACATTTTTTCTCTCTGTTGGTTCTGCT GTGGGTATGGAGTTTTGGGCAAGGTGGGCACACAGAGCTCTGTGGCATGCTTCATTATGGCACATGCATAAG TCTCACCACCGACCCAGAGATGGTCCATTCGAGCTCAACGATGTGTTTGCGATAACGAACGCGGTGCCAGCAATAGCTCTGCTATCGTACGGCTTCTTCACCAAGG GGATTGGGAATTACGGTGTTTGGGATGGCGTATATGTTTGTACACGATGGTTTGGTCCATCGACGATTCCCAGTGGGTCCAATTGCGAATGTGCCTTATTTACGAAGAGTTGCTTCAGCACaccat cTTCATCACTCGGACATATTTGA
- the LOC107430185 gene encoding uncharacterized protein LOC107430185 — MAANSISFSGTAPRQTMWLKTKTVPSLGSLPFTTQFGQRHKMEILQHSICMGRQTENKAVLHHRKLFPIMASANKSWSFTNSSPLSASDTVKEFYICINEKKLKQLGNYISADCHIDECSFPTPFQGKKEVMQFFDQLTVSMGQNVRFNVKHVYKGDDQLTAAANWHLEFKKVQIPFTRGCSVFEFTKEGEKIIIKKAQIVIESPIKPGILVLTLLKTVTSIFDNFPTTAQWFLKRQHEILQWILKIHSMSFTMFINPFLEGYFRIWSYPTKLLSYAFKVIVFISKFLNKE; from the exons ATGGCTGCTAATTCCATCAGTTTTTCGGGCACAGCCCCAAGACAGACAATGTGGCTGAAAACAAAGACAGTGCCTTCCCTTGGATCCTTGCCTTTTACAACTCAATTTGGTCAACGTCACAAAATGGAAATATTACAGCATAGCATTTGTATGGGAAGACAAACAGAAAACAAAGCAGTGCTACATCACCGCAAGCTTTTCCCGATTATGGCATCAGCTAATAAAAGCTGGAGTTTCACGAATTCAAGCCCTCTCTCTGCATCTGATACGGTTAAAGAATTCTACATATGCATCAACGAGAAGAAGTTAAAGCAACTAGGTAATTACATTTCAGCGGACTGTCACATCGATGAGTGCTCTTTTCCCACACCATTCCAAGGCAAAAAG GAAGTAATGCAGTTTTTTGATCAGCTTACTGTAAGCATGGGCCAGAATGTCAGGTTCAATGTGAAACATGTTTATAAAGGAGATGATCAGCTAACAGCAGCAGCAAACTGGCATTTGG AATTTAAAAAGGTGCAAATTCCATTCACTAGAGGCTGCAGTGTCTTTGAATTCACCaaagaaggagaaaaaataattatcaa GAAAGCTCAAATTGTGATTGAGTCACCAATCAAACCAGGAATACTAGTGCTG ACTTTGTTGAAGACAGTGACTTCAATCTTTGATAATTTCCCAACGACAGCTCAAT GGTTCCTAAAGAGACAACATGAAATCCTACAATGGATACTAAAGATTCACTCAATGTCTTTTACAATGTTCATCAACCCTTTTCTCGAAGGCTACTTTAGAATCTGGAGTTACCCAACTAAATTACTAAGCTATGCATTTAAAGTTATAGTCTTCATTTCAAAGTTTTTAAACAAGGagtaa